A region from the Desulfitobacterium dehalogenans ATCC 51507 genome encodes:
- a CDS encoding CHC2 zinc finger domain-containing protein: protein MSLENIISRLDNAAFFKEHGFVAKKNTGRRAEGICPFCGEAKFNLNLEKGLWQCFGCHKSGNQITFYAQKNNVSNREAVKAIKRYLGVEDDLPPRKKRRSGVSGAQSGQSEEAAGQGISPAGSTEDGRPDIDGPSEINEQYPHKEAAPDEVEQKHPYERLIELASLTPADRESLKKKRGFTDEMIEEFKFRSGGGYLREIVGKLQGEYSGDRLLEVGILRNVNGTLLPEKQLLEDRILIPYLDEEGHVYHLRPHKLGFSNIPAQPYSRYLLRHHPKKIVLTEGEFKAAALTAWEIAGIGGPGTSSFGDKNLDRLVFLLQEFDVKEVCVIYDSEEKGDPSLPNFKEQLNKRYDTQYWSYIMAYKLHQAGFKTTVGWLPAEWRIDGKIDFDGALAQGRTAAEIRKVIKEAKGYKEFLATMDEDGQRVIKRKIAKHFSKKNVKREFNKYMVTVPGVNGQEYDKEISNFVINIKSNFFTQDSVIRNVQLVNTYGEVSDVFPIESSAMAAADAFKKFVLSKGNYIFKGNGTDLTNIWEYEFLNNDGELIYMPEQIGWIDAHKVWLFGNMAIKDGKIYRPDNDGIIWVEGKGFKPQSFSVASDSRVSENAIPHLCEKEINICDVAERMKHSVGGYEAYIAIGWVIATIFSRDIFAKYKCMPILFPHGKRESGKTTFMRWIMGFFGIETEGISVGKTTTANFIARALSYWSSLGVWFDEYRNESGVIEKDGLFRSAYNRQVSGKGTATAFQSKGFSVHSVISISGEELPKDNGLFTRCIPLQISSYKRQREFYESINRSSEYFSYLTFSLIRDYDLYKDRIMANIADLKSTLVSRGITDRTAENWAICAAAFDSVVMEDAGFIKWVEQSCQEIKRTGEEDHMLNQFWLDTNTMISSHEVGLKHMKVEDNKLYVWLQGVYSEWSVYYRKRTGREPFDLQSIMKYLREEPYCLDSSYRCFIGKVRRRAAVIDLSQANEIIQEIADSLDELGHNHDSGDEEY from the coding sequence TTGAGCTTAGAAAACATCATTAGTCGGCTGGATAATGCAGCATTTTTTAAGGAACACGGCTTTGTAGCCAAAAAGAATACCGGTCGTAGAGCCGAAGGAATCTGTCCTTTTTGTGGCGAGGCTAAGTTTAACTTGAACTTAGAAAAAGGACTGTGGCAATGTTTCGGATGTCATAAAAGCGGAAACCAAATCACCTTTTATGCGCAAAAAAACAATGTAAGCAATAGAGAAGCCGTTAAGGCCATTAAACGCTATCTGGGCGTGGAGGATGACCTTCCACCCAGGAAAAAGCGTAGAAGTGGCGTGTCCGGCGCTCAATCCGGTCAGAGTGAAGAGGCTGCCGGGCAGGGAATTAGCCCAGCTGGCAGCACAGAGGATGGACGTCCAGACATAGACGGACCATCAGAGATAAATGAGCAATATCCACATAAGGAAGCGGCTCCCGATGAGGTTGAGCAGAAACACCCTTATGAACGGCTCATTGAGCTGGCCTCTCTCACCCCTGCGGACAGAGAGAGTCTTAAGAAGAAGCGTGGATTCACGGATGAAATGATTGAGGAGTTTAAGTTCCGAAGTGGCGGTGGTTATCTCAGGGAGATTGTCGGGAAGCTCCAGGGGGAGTATTCAGGGGACAGGCTCCTTGAAGTGGGTATACTTCGCAACGTGAACGGAACATTGCTTCCGGAGAAGCAACTTCTTGAGGACAGGATTCTGATTCCTTATCTTGATGAAGAGGGTCATGTGTATCACCTCAGGCCACATAAGCTAGGGTTTTCTAATATCCCAGCTCAGCCCTACAGCAGGTACCTATTGAGACACCATCCCAAAAAGATTGTCCTTACCGAGGGCGAATTTAAGGCGGCTGCACTTACGGCCTGGGAGATCGCGGGCATTGGTGGTCCGGGAACGAGCTCCTTCGGTGACAAGAATTTAGACCGCTTGGTTTTTCTCCTGCAGGAGTTTGATGTTAAGGAAGTTTGCGTTATCTATGACTCCGAAGAGAAAGGGGACCCATCACTTCCTAATTTCAAAGAGCAGCTAAATAAGCGCTATGACACGCAATACTGGTCCTACATCATGGCCTATAAGCTTCATCAAGCCGGGTTTAAAACCACTGTGGGCTGGTTGCCAGCTGAGTGGCGCATAGACGGAAAGATTGATTTCGACGGAGCTTTAGCCCAGGGCCGGACGGCTGCGGAAATCAGGAAAGTCATTAAGGAGGCGAAGGGATATAAGGAGTTCCTTGCCACCATGGACGAAGACGGCCAGCGTGTTATCAAAAGGAAGATTGCTAAACACTTTTCCAAGAAAAATGTAAAAAGGGAGTTCAACAAATATATGGTCACCGTTCCAGGGGTCAATGGGCAAGAGTATGACAAGGAAATTAGCAACTTTGTTATCAATATCAAGTCGAACTTCTTTACCCAGGATAGTGTGATCCGGAATGTTCAGTTAGTGAATACCTATGGTGAAGTGTCGGATGTCTTTCCGATTGAATCCAGTGCCATGGCTGCAGCAGACGCTTTTAAGAAATTCGTGTTAAGTAAGGGAAATTATATCTTCAAGGGCAACGGTACGGACCTCACTAACATCTGGGAGTATGAGTTTCTCAATAATGATGGTGAGCTGATCTATATGCCGGAGCAAATTGGTTGGATTGATGCCCATAAGGTATGGCTCTTTGGCAACATGGCCATCAAGGATGGGAAGATTTATCGACCGGACAATGACGGAATCATTTGGGTAGAGGGTAAAGGTTTTAAGCCCCAGAGCTTTAGCGTTGCGTCTGATTCCCGCGTGTCTGAAAATGCAATCCCTCATCTTTGCGAAAAGGAAATCAATATTTGTGATGTGGCTGAGCGCATGAAACACTCTGTCGGCGGGTACGAGGCGTACATTGCAATAGGCTGGGTGATAGCCACGATATTTAGCCGGGACATTTTTGCTAAGTATAAGTGTATGCCGATACTCTTCCCTCACGGTAAGAGGGAGTCAGGGAAGACGACATTTATGCGCTGGATAATGGGCTTCTTTGGTATCGAGACCGAAGGAATCAGCGTCGGGAAAACAACGACTGCCAACTTCATTGCACGTGCTCTGTCCTATTGGAGCAGCTTAGGAGTTTGGTTTGATGAGTACCGTAATGAGTCAGGCGTTATAGAAAAGGATGGGTTGTTCCGTTCAGCATACAACCGGCAAGTGTCCGGAAAAGGGACAGCCACAGCGTTTCAAAGCAAGGGATTTTCTGTCCACTCCGTAATCTCCATATCCGGGGAAGAGCTACCCAAAGACAATGGCCTGTTTACACGATGCATTCCCCTGCAGATTAGTTCCTATAAGCGACAACGGGAGTTCTATGAATCGATTAACCGATCAAGTGAATATTTCAGTTACCTTACATTTAGCCTCATCAGAGATTATGACTTATACAAGGATAGAATCATGGCCAACATTGCTGATTTAAAGAGCACCCTGGTTTCCAGGGGAATTACCGACAGGACTGCCGAGAACTGGGCCATTTGCGCAGCTGCTTTTGATTCAGTGGTCATGGAGGATGCGGGGTTTATTAAGTGGGTTGAGCAGAGCTGTCAGGAAATAAAACGTACCGGTGAAGAAGACCATATGCTCAATCAGTTTTGGTTGGATACCAATACCATGATTAGTTCCCATGAGGTAGGGCTAAAGCATATGAAAGTGGAGGACAACAAGCTTTATGTATGGCTGCAGGGGGTTTACAGCGAATGGAGTGTCTACTATCGCAAGCGGACAGGCCGAGAGCCTTTTGACTTGCAGTCGATCATGAAGTACCTCCGAGAAGAACCCTACTGCTTGGATAGCTCTTACCGATGCTTTATCGGCAAAGTCCGAAGACGAGCTGCTGTTATTGACTTGTCTCAGGCCAATGAAATTATTCAGGAAATCGCGGACTCGTTAGATGAACTGGGGCACAACCATGACTCAGGGGATGAAGAATATTAA